A window of Streptomyces sp. SAI-127 contains these coding sequences:
- a CDS encoding SGNH/GDSL hydrolase family protein: MRRRAARGARLLAVTVAAAALQATPAPAAVSPPDGVITWGTSAYPIGDSAADRGYRMVVHTSVGGRDPRVRLSNAFGHQPVTFDSVYAGLQLKSAELVRGTNRRLTFEGSSSVTVEPGSTVYSDPLSGRLAAGANLVVSLHTPDAAGPVTGHWMALQTSYATQGDHTAEESGAHWTEGIGSWFYLDAVSVRTPAATGAVVALGDSITDGWQSTSDHNRRWPDYLARRLQKAHTTVKGVANEGIAGNKVLADGAGPSALNRLDRDVLSQPGVHTVFLFEGVNDLKAHTGVTARHLIAGYREIVDRAHDAGKCVVVSTIAPFKGWPEWDPAAEAVRQEVNDFIRSHSDEFDAVTDFDRVLRSPYDHERMLPVFDGGDHIHPNDKGMQAMADSVDLNSLDCARH, encoded by the coding sequence ATGAGGCGCCGGGCGGCCCGAGGGGCGCGGCTCCTCGCGGTGACGGTCGCGGCCGCCGCACTCCAGGCCACGCCCGCCCCGGCCGCCGTCAGCCCGCCCGACGGGGTGATCACCTGGGGCACGAGCGCCTACCCCATCGGCGACTCGGCCGCCGACCGCGGCTACCGCATGGTCGTGCACACCAGCGTGGGCGGACGTGACCCTCGCGTCCGGCTCTCCAACGCGTTCGGCCACCAGCCGGTCACCTTCGACAGCGTCTACGCCGGTCTCCAGCTGAAGAGCGCCGAGCTGGTGCGCGGCACCAACCGGCGGCTCACCTTCGAGGGGTCGTCCTCCGTCACCGTGGAACCCGGCAGCACGGTGTACAGCGACCCCTTGTCCGGCAGGCTGGCCGCAGGGGCGAACCTGGTCGTCAGCCTCCACACCCCGGACGCGGCGGGCCCGGTCACCGGACACTGGATGGCCCTGCAGACGTCGTACGCCACCCAGGGCGACCACACCGCCGAGGAGAGCGGCGCCCACTGGACCGAGGGCATCGGGTCGTGGTTCTACCTCGACGCGGTCTCGGTGCGCACGCCCGCGGCCACCGGTGCCGTGGTCGCACTCGGCGACTCCATCACCGACGGCTGGCAGTCCACCAGCGACCACAACCGCCGCTGGCCCGACTACCTCGCCCGCCGCCTCCAGAAAGCCCACACCACGGTCAAGGGCGTGGCCAACGAGGGGATCGCCGGCAACAAGGTGCTGGCCGACGGCGCCGGGCCGAGCGCCCTGAACCGGCTGGACCGGGACGTCCTCTCCCAGCCGGGCGTGCACACCGTGTTCCTCTTCGAAGGGGTCAACGACCTCAAGGCCCACACCGGTGTCACCGCACGGCATCTGATCGCCGGCTACCGCGAGATCGTCGACCGGGCCCACGACGCCGGCAAGTGCGTCGTCGTCTCCACCATCGCCCCCTTCAAGGGCTGGCCGGAATGGGATCCGGCCGCCGAGGCCGTACGACAGGAGGTCAACGACTTCATCAGGAGCCACAGCGACGAGTTCGACGCGGTCACCGACTTCGACCGCGTCCTGCGCAGCCCCTACGACCACGAGCGGATGCTCCCCGTGTTCGACGGCGGGGACCACATCCACCCCAACGACAAGGGCATGCAGGCGATGGCGGACTCCGTCGACCTGAACAGCCTGGACTGCGCTCGCCACTGA
- a CDS encoding helix-turn-helix transcriptional regulator, which translates to MSQISISTPLIGREDELTRLSGVLERARSGEARAVLVAGDAGVGKTRLLDEVTGRASTAGMTVLTGHCVDLGDVGLPYLPFTEVLGALAQDERFAGALAAYPAVERLLGGGAVGDSGGRLRLFEGIAGLLADLSDIAPLLLVLEDLHWADQSSRDLLRFLLSRGILQRSAGGAPTHRLAVLASYRADDLHRRHPLRPLLAELVRLPGVERLELRPMADGEVARLVRSLREAPLPDHTVRRIVERAEGNAFYAEELVAATGNGDGGVPSGLADVLLIRFEQLSDTAQQVLRTAAVAGRRVEHDLLRDAVRLPEEELESALREAIGRQLLVPGEGDTYAFRHALAREAVYADLLPGERARLHGAFARLLEARGHRAESAAERAHHYRESHDLAEALSASLEAADHAQRVGAPAEELRHLEAALDLWSAVESTARPSGEGVDRVRLMLRASAAAAHTGELHRAVSLTRAALAGVGQEADSELAARVRYTLAGNLMSVDNLTAAFAYSSEALAMIPADPPSRTWVWAAATHVMAARHVGENEVALRVARQALGTAEQLGVPDAQADLLISLAVLEGGGRRTEAGRERLRQARELARRAGSTPVEMRALFNLAVGCFESGHLDECLPWLTEGLDRARRAGLLSSPYPMEMRYLQLLVLYTLGRWDDCVRAAHADADVLPAAGGYTMAPALYVGLARGDRRATDRARALLEGPFDWMATLVAGIALTDAAALRGDAEDAVQRMRSTVAALTDDTGALPHVTVRLATLALSAVADRADDLRRKGDQAGARRWAETATELVELARTTAAHGERGIPQGPEGQAWLARAEAEWTRALSGPDAEAWARAVAAFDFGDVYEPARCRLRYAEALLVADRREEAVAEARAAREVFARLGATVLLEQVDELIRRGRLAEVPPTASLLTARERDVLRLLARGRSNRQIGEELFITGKTASVHVSNILAKLGAASRTEAVAVAYRKGLIAPETTARG; encoded by the coding sequence GTGTCGCAGATCTCCATCAGTACGCCTCTCATCGGCCGGGAAGACGAACTGACCCGGCTCTCAGGTGTGCTGGAGCGTGCCCGCAGCGGGGAGGCTCGGGCGGTCCTCGTCGCCGGGGACGCCGGGGTCGGCAAGACCCGGCTGCTGGACGAGGTCACGGGGCGGGCCTCGACGGCCGGGATGACCGTGCTCACCGGGCACTGTGTCGATCTCGGTGATGTCGGCCTGCCGTATCTGCCGTTCACCGAGGTCCTGGGAGCGCTCGCCCAGGACGAACGGTTCGCCGGTGCCCTCGCCGCGTACCCAGCGGTGGAACGATTGCTGGGCGGCGGCGCGGTCGGCGACTCCGGTGGGCGGCTCCGGTTGTTCGAGGGGATCGCCGGGCTGCTCGCCGATCTCTCGGACATCGCTCCCCTGCTGCTCGTCCTGGAGGATCTGCACTGGGCCGATCAGTCGTCCCGCGATCTGCTGCGGTTCCTGCTCAGCCGGGGCATCCTCCAGCGGTCGGCGGGTGGGGCGCCCACGCACCGGCTGGCCGTTCTCGCTTCGTACCGGGCGGATGATCTGCACCGGCGGCATCCGTTGCGTCCGCTGCTCGCCGAGCTGGTGCGGCTGCCCGGGGTCGAGCGGCTGGAGTTGCGGCCGATGGCCGACGGCGAGGTGGCCCGGCTGGTGCGGTCTCTGCGGGAGGCGCCGCTGCCGGACCACACCGTGCGGCGGATCGTCGAGCGGGCCGAGGGCAACGCGTTCTATGCCGAGGAGTTGGTCGCCGCCACGGGGAACGGGGACGGCGGGGTGCCCAGTGGGCTGGCCGACGTGCTGCTGATCCGGTTCGAGCAGCTGTCCGACACCGCTCAGCAGGTGCTGCGCACCGCCGCCGTCGCCGGGCGGCGCGTCGAGCACGACCTGCTGAGGGATGCCGTACGACTGCCCGAGGAAGAGCTGGAATCGGCGCTGCGGGAGGCCATCGGGCGACAGCTGCTGGTGCCCGGTGAAGGGGACACGTACGCGTTCCGGCATGCCCTCGCCCGTGAGGCCGTGTACGCCGATCTGCTGCCGGGCGAGCGGGCGCGGCTGCACGGGGCGTTCGCCCGGCTGCTGGAGGCGCGGGGGCATCGGGCCGAGAGCGCGGCGGAGCGGGCCCACCACTACCGCGAGAGCCATGACCTGGCCGAGGCACTCTCCGCCTCGCTGGAGGCCGCGGACCACGCCCAGCGGGTGGGCGCACCGGCCGAGGAGCTACGGCATCTGGAGGCGGCCCTCGATCTGTGGTCGGCGGTGGAGTCGACGGCGCGGCCCTCGGGTGAGGGGGTCGACCGGGTACGGCTCATGCTGCGGGCCTCGGCGGCGGCCGCGCACACCGGCGAACTGCACCGGGCGGTCTCGCTCACGCGCGCCGCGCTCGCCGGTGTCGGCCAGGAGGCGGACTCCGAACTCGCCGCCCGGGTGCGCTACACGCTCGCCGGGAACCTGATGAGCGTCGACAACCTCACAGCGGCCTTCGCCTACAGCAGCGAGGCACTCGCCATGATCCCCGCCGATCCCCCGTCCCGTACCTGGGTGTGGGCCGCGGCCACCCATGTGATGGCGGCCCGGCACGTCGGGGAGAACGAGGTCGCGCTGCGGGTCGCCCGGCAGGCCCTCGGCACCGCCGAGCAGTTGGGCGTGCCGGACGCCCAGGCGGATCTGCTGATCTCCCTGGCCGTCCTCGAAGGCGGCGGCCGCCGCACGGAGGCGGGGCGGGAACGGTTGCGGCAGGCCCGGGAGCTGGCCCGGCGGGCGGGCAGCACCCCCGTGGAGATGCGCGCGCTGTTCAATCTCGCCGTCGGCTGCTTCGAGTCCGGGCACCTCGACGAGTGTCTGCCCTGGCTCACCGAAGGGCTGGACCGTGCCCGTCGCGCCGGGCTGCTGTCGTCGCCGTATCCGATGGAGATGCGCTACCTCCAACTGCTGGTGCTCTACACGCTGGGCCGCTGGGACGACTGTGTCCGGGCGGCCCACGCCGATGCCGACGTGCTGCCCGCGGCCGGCGGGTACACGATGGCGCCCGCGCTGTACGTCGGGCTCGCGCGCGGCGACCGCAGGGCCACCGACCGGGCGCGGGCCCTGTTGGAGGGGCCCTTCGACTGGATGGCCACACTCGTCGCGGGCATCGCGCTGACCGACGCGGCGGCGCTGCGGGGCGACGCCGAGGACGCCGTACAGCGGATGCGGTCCACCGTCGCGGCGCTGACCGACGACACGGGCGCGCTTCCCCACGTCACCGTCCGGCTGGCCACCCTCGCGTTGTCCGCGGTCGCCGACCGGGCCGACGATCTGCGCCGCAAGGGAGACCAGGCCGGGGCGCGTCGCTGGGCGGAGACCGCGACCGAGCTGGTGGAGCTGGCCAGGACCACCGCCGCGCACGGCGAGCGCGGGATACCGCAGGGCCCGGAGGGGCAGGCCTGGCTGGCCCGGGCCGAGGCGGAGTGGACACGGGCCCTGTCGGGGCCGGACGCGGAGGCCTGGGCGAGGGCGGTCGCCGCGTTCGACTTCGGTGACGTGTACGAACCGGCGCGCTGCCGGCTGCGGTACGCCGAGGCCCTGCTCGTCGCCGACCGGCGTGAGGAGGCCGTGGCCGAGGCGCGTGCCGCTCGTGAGGTGTTCGCCCGGCTCGGCGCCACGGTGCTGCTGGAGCAGGTCGACGAGCTGATCCGGCGGGGCCGGCTCGCCGAGGTCCCGCCCACCGCGTCGCTGCTCACGGCCCGTGAGCGGGACGTGCTGCGGCTGCTCGCCCGGGGGCGCAGCAACCGCCAGATCGGTGAGGAGCTGTTCATCACCGGCAAGACGGCGAGTGTGCACGTCTCCAACATCCTGGCCAAACTGGGCGCGGCGAGCCGCACCGAGGCCGTGGCCGTCGCCTACCGCAAGGGGTTGATCGCCCCGGAGACGACGGCCCGCGGCTGA
- a CDS encoding glycoside hydrolase N-terminal domain-containing protein — protein sequence MTPDPSRRGVLALTAALAALPTFTATAAPQRPADAPALDTDPRHRLRWQAPADEHSMIEQGLPVGNGRLGALASNDSGRELLLVTDATLWTGGLNDTLDADGQFPYGRQDFGSFTLLARLTVDIPDHDLSAVSGYRRTLDLAQGVNETSYVRSGVTYRRQIFASRPDDVIVLHFSQSGGGRYTGTITLEGTHGEEPAVSFGAALPNGLRYGAAITAYGSGGSVTVEGTHIGFTGCKELTVILSGGTNYTPDAAAHFRDPSLDPQKLARTKVGAAARHSANSLLRTHTADHHALFGQLDVSLGTSSAEQRSLDTWERLRARARDGVPDPELEAQYLQFGRYLMIAGSRGSLPLGLQGLWLDGNDPDWMGDYHTDINIQMNYWAADRTGLSQCFDAFTDYCVAQLPSWTDLTRRLFNDPRNRYRNSTGKNAGWTVAISTNPFGGGGWWWHPAGNAWLCNSLWEHYEFTASRAHLEKIYPLLRGACEFWEARLLTMTLPGTSREVLIADSDWSPEHGPLDAKGITYAQELVWALFGNYCTAAAELRKDAEFAATIAGLRKRLHLPQVSPTTGWLEEWMSPDNLGETTHRHLSPLVGLFPGDRIRPDGSTPADIVEGATALLTARGMESFGWANAWRGLCWARLKNADKAYQLVVNNLRPSSGGSNGTAFNLFDIYQVEQGRGIFQIDANLGTPAAMIEMLLYSRPGHLELLPALPHAWAASGSLTGAKARGGFVVDLRWRDGKPTEARIRSAGGRTTTVAYAGSARTVTLKPGATVTLKGFDR from the coding sequence ATGACCCCCGACCCGTCCAGACGCGGTGTCCTCGCGCTGACCGCCGCACTCGCCGCGCTGCCCACATTCACCGCCACTGCGGCACCTCAACGGCCCGCCGACGCACCCGCCCTCGACACCGACCCACGCCACCGGCTCCGGTGGCAGGCTCCCGCCGACGAACACTCGATGATCGAACAGGGCCTGCCCGTCGGCAACGGCCGCCTCGGCGCCCTCGCGAGCAACGACTCCGGCCGCGAACTCCTTCTCGTCACCGACGCCACCCTGTGGACCGGCGGCCTCAACGACACCCTCGACGCCGACGGCCAATTCCCCTACGGCCGCCAGGATTTCGGCTCCTTCACCCTGCTGGCCCGGCTCACCGTCGACATCCCCGACCACGACCTGTCCGCCGTCTCCGGCTACCGCCGCACCCTCGACCTCGCCCAGGGCGTCAACGAAACGTCGTACGTCCGCTCCGGAGTGACCTACCGACGCCAGATCTTCGCCAGCCGGCCCGACGACGTCATCGTCCTGCACTTCAGCCAGAGCGGAGGAGGCCGCTACACCGGAACGATCACGCTGGAGGGGACGCATGGCGAGGAGCCCGCGGTCTCCTTCGGGGCCGCCCTCCCGAACGGCCTGAGATACGGGGCCGCGATCACGGCGTACGGCTCCGGCGGCAGTGTCACTGTCGAAGGGACGCACATCGGCTTCACCGGGTGCAAAGAGCTCACCGTCATCCTGAGCGGGGGCACCAACTACACACCCGACGCCGCCGCGCACTTCCGCGACCCCTCCCTCGACCCTCAGAAGCTCGCACGCACCAAGGTCGGGGCCGCTGCCCGTCACTCGGCGAACTCCCTGCTCCGCACCCACACCGCCGACCATCACGCCCTGTTCGGGCAGTTGGACGTCTCGCTCGGCACGTCCTCAGCCGAGCAGCGCTCCCTGGACACCTGGGAGCGCCTGCGCGCACGCGCCCGGGACGGGGTGCCCGACCCGGAACTGGAGGCGCAGTACCTGCAGTTCGGCCGCTACCTGATGATCGCGGGATCACGCGGCAGCCTCCCGCTGGGCCTCCAGGGACTGTGGCTCGACGGCAACGACCCGGACTGGATGGGCGACTACCACACCGACATCAACATCCAGATGAACTACTGGGCGGCCGACCGGACCGGTCTGTCCCAGTGCTTCGACGCGTTCACCGACTACTGCGTCGCCCAGCTCCCGTCCTGGACCGACCTCACCCGCAGGCTGTTCAACGACCCCCGCAACCGCTATCGCAACTCCACGGGGAAGAACGCCGGCTGGACGGTCGCCATCTCCACCAATCCCTTCGGCGGAGGCGGCTGGTGGTGGCATCCGGCGGGCAACGCCTGGCTGTGCAACTCCCTGTGGGAGCACTACGAGTTCACCGCCTCCCGCGCCCATCTGGAGAAGATCTACCCCCTCCTGAGAGGCGCCTGCGAGTTCTGGGAGGCGCGGCTGCTGACCATGACCCTCCCGGGCACCTCACGCGAGGTCCTGATCGCCGACAGCGACTGGTCGCCCGAGCACGGCCCGCTCGACGCCAAGGGCATCACCTACGCCCAGGAACTCGTGTGGGCGCTGTTCGGCAACTACTGCACGGCCGCGGCCGAGTTGAGGAAGGACGCGGAATTCGCCGCCACGATCGCCGGCCTCCGCAAGCGCCTCCACCTCCCCCAGGTCAGCCCCACCACGGGCTGGCTGGAGGAGTGGATGTCCCCCGACAACCTCGGCGAGACCACCCACCGCCATCTGTCGCCGCTCGTCGGTCTCTTCCCCGGCGACCGCATCCGCCCCGACGGCTCCACCCCGGCCGACATCGTCGAGGGTGCCACCGCCCTGCTCACCGCACGCGGCATGGAGAGCTTCGGCTGGGCCAACGCCTGGCGCGGTCTGTGCTGGGCCCGCCTCAAGAATGCCGACAAGGCCTACCAGCTGGTGGTCAACAACCTCCGGCCCTCCAGCGGAGGCAGCAACGGCACCGCCTTCAACCTCTTCGACATCTACCAGGTGGAACAGGGCCGCGGAATCTTTCAGATCGACGCGAATCTGGGTACCCCTGCAGCGATGATCGAGATGCTGCTCTACTCCCGCCCCGGCCACCTGGAGCTCCTGCCTGCCCTGCCCCACGCCTGGGCCGCCTCCGGCTCCCTCACGGGAGCAAAGGCACGCGGCGGCTTCGTCGTAGACCTACGCTGGCGGGATGGGAAACCGACCGAAGCACGGATCCGAAGCGCCGGAGGCCGCACCACGACGGTCGCGTACGCGGGAAGCGCCCGCACGGTGACACTGAAGCCGGGCGCCACGGTCACCCTGAAGGGCTTCGACCGATGA
- a CDS encoding UBP-type zinc finger domain-containing protein, protein MTDIKGLDPSVPPSGDGCVECDAAGGWWFHLRRCAQCGHVGCCDSSPGQHATGHFRDAGHPLVQSFEPGEEWFWNFETNEMFEAGPELAAPVSHPEGQPAPGPEGRVPADWARTLRR, encoded by the coding sequence ATGACCGACATCAAGGGGCTCGACCCGAGCGTGCCGCCCAGCGGGGACGGGTGTGTGGAGTGCGACGCGGCGGGCGGATGGTGGTTCCATCTGCGGCGGTGTGCGCAGTGCGGGCACGTCGGGTGCTGCGACTCCTCGCCCGGGCAGCACGCGACAGGGCATTTCCGGGACGCGGGGCATCCTCTGGTGCAGAGTTTCGAGCCGGGTGAGGAGTGGTTCTGGAACTTCGAGACGAATGAGATGTTCGAGGCGGGGCCCGAGCTCGCGGCGCCGGTGAGTCATCCGGAGGGTCAGCCGGCTCCTGGGCCGGAGGGGCGGGTGCCGGCGGACTGGGCGCGGACGCTGCGCAGGTGA
- a CDS encoding ATP-binding protein has product MSGQLLPCAPGEIGSLFLFEKLTPEQLGQLCAAGRVERFEPGPVYTEGEPATCFYVMLEGTVVLSRRVAGDDVEVNRTSQRGVYSGSMQAYLKDRVQQTYNNSMRVTEPSRFFVLPAEMFSAFMQEWFPMAVHLLEGLFFGSKNTQRAIGQRERLLALGSLSAGLTHELNNPAAAAVRATATLRERVGKMRHKLAVIAQGSYSPEVMANLIDIQERTAERVAKAPVLSPLEASDREDALSDWLDDHGIQEGWRIAPTFVQAGLDVDWLDQIAVAVDEEILPNAIGWLNYTVETELLMDEINDSTARISHLVDAAKQYSQLDRAPYQVADVHELLDSTLLMLSGKIGQQIKVVKDYDRTLPRIPAYPAELNQVWTNLIDNAVQAINSVGGDGTLTVRTALEHDRLLVEFRDTGPGVPPDIRGRIFDPFFTTKPVGEGTGLGLDISWRIVVNKHHGTLQVESSPGDTRFQVLLPLTAVDNDTTEESE; this is encoded by the coding sequence ATGAGCGGGCAGTTGCTGCCGTGCGCCCCCGGGGAGATCGGGTCGCTGTTCCTGTTCGAGAAGCTCACCCCCGAGCAGCTCGGGCAGCTGTGCGCCGCGGGCCGGGTGGAGCGGTTCGAACCCGGCCCGGTGTACACCGAGGGTGAACCCGCCACCTGCTTCTACGTGATGCTCGAAGGCACGGTCGTCCTCTCCCGCCGGGTCGCCGGCGACGACGTGGAGGTCAACCGCACCTCGCAGCGCGGGGTGTACTCGGGGTCCATGCAGGCCTATCTCAAGGACCGGGTGCAGCAGACCTACAACAACTCCATGCGGGTGACGGAGCCTTCGCGGTTCTTCGTGCTGCCCGCGGAGATGTTCTCGGCCTTCATGCAGGAATGGTTCCCGATGGCGGTCCATCTGCTGGAGGGGCTCTTCTTCGGTTCGAAGAACACCCAGCGGGCCATCGGGCAGCGGGAACGGCTGCTGGCGCTCGGCTCGTTGTCCGCCGGTCTCACGCACGAGCTCAACAATCCGGCGGCGGCGGCCGTGCGGGCCACGGCGACGCTGCGCGAGCGGGTCGGCAAGATGCGGCACAAGCTCGCCGTCATCGCGCAGGGCTCCTACAGCCCCGAGGTGATGGCGAACCTCATCGACATCCAGGAGCGCACCGCCGAACGGGTGGCCAAGGCGCCCGTGTTGAGCCCGCTGGAGGCCTCCGACCGGGAGGACGCGCTCAGCGACTGGCTCGACGACCACGGCATCCAGGAGGGCTGGCGGATCGCGCCCACCTTCGTGCAGGCGGGCCTCGACGTGGACTGGCTGGACCAGATCGCGGTGGCCGTGGACGAGGAGATCCTGCCGAACGCGATCGGCTGGCTCAACTACACCGTCGAGACCGAGCTGCTGATGGACGAGATCAACGACTCCACGGCCCGTATCTCCCATCTCGTCGACGCTGCGAAGCAGTACTCCCAGCTGGACCGGGCGCCGTACCAGGTGGCCGACGTGCACGAACTCCTCGACAGCACACTGCTGATGCTGTCCGGGAAGATCGGGCAGCAGATCAAGGTCGTCAAGGACTACGACCGCACGCTGCCGAGGATCCCTGCCTACCCCGCCGAGCTCAACCAGGTGTGGACGAACCTGATCGACAACGCGGTGCAGGCCATCAACAGCGTCGGCGGTGACGGGACGTTGACCGTCCGGACCGCGCTCGAACACGACCGGCTCCTCGTGGAGTTCCGGGACACCGGGCCCGGGGTGCCGCCGGACATCCGCGGGCGCATCTTCGACCCCTTCTTCACCACCAAGCCGGTGGGCGAGGGGACGGGGCTCGGCCTCGACATCTCCTGGCGGATCGTGGTCAACAAGCACCACGGGACGCTTCAGGTGGAGTCGTCACCCGGCGACACCCGCTTCCAGGTGCTGCTTCCGCTGACCGCCGTGGACAACGACACGACCGAGGAGTCGGAATGA
- a CDS encoding carbohydrate-binding protein — protein MRSSSYFALPARALLVLALTAVAVPTAHAADNTPAQSLAAKPYMGWSSWSMQSSKYPGLNPDGDYSYLTEANVLQQTDAMAAKLKKYGYEYVNIDAGWWMDKAWKSGFDQYGRQKPDPVRFPHGMKAVADRIHAKGLKAGIYLPAGLEKGAYGDGTTPIWNADGCTTADIVYDDLRTTNGWDSAYKLDFAKPCTSKYIDSQAQLIAGWGYDFLKLDGVGPGSGKSGDQYDNVADVAAWNRAIAATGRTVHLELSWSLDIGHAADWKKYSQGWRIDTDVECYCNTLVSWENSVDDRWDDTPAWTRHAGPGGWNDLDSLDVGNGQMDGLTRAERQSYATLWAIAKSPLYTGDDLTRLDSYGLSLLTNREVIALNQGPNPPAHPVTPSDPQQVWAAENPDGTWTVALFNLADAPAAVTADWTTLGFTGKASVRDLWNHENLGTYRNKVTQALPAHGSRLFTVTPHGTGLAFTGYEAESSANTLGGNASVADCSACSDGKKVGNLYLGGTLTFRDVVVAKAGTYQIKVSYISGDARSVDVSANGGGATRHKLPATGDWGTVSSVYVPVTLKAGANTITFDSGTGYAPDLDRIDVPKS, from the coding sequence ATGCGGTCATCCTCGTACTTCGCCCTGCCCGCCAGAGCCCTGCTGGTGCTCGCTCTCACGGCGGTCGCCGTCCCCACGGCCCACGCCGCCGACAACACCCCCGCGCAGTCCCTCGCCGCCAAGCCCTACATGGGCTGGTCCAGTTGGAGCATGCAGTCGTCCAAGTACCCCGGCCTCAACCCGGACGGCGACTACAGCTACCTCACCGAGGCCAACGTCCTGCAGCAGACCGACGCCATGGCCGCCAAGCTGAAGAAGTACGGCTACGAGTACGTCAACATCGACGCCGGCTGGTGGATGGACAAGGCCTGGAAGTCCGGCTTCGACCAGTACGGCCGCCAGAAGCCCGACCCGGTCCGCTTCCCCCACGGCATGAAGGCCGTCGCCGACCGCATCCACGCCAAGGGCCTCAAGGCCGGCATCTACCTCCCGGCCGGCCTGGAGAAGGGAGCGTACGGCGACGGCACGACACCGATCTGGAACGCCGACGGCTGCACCACCGCCGACATCGTGTACGACGACCTGCGCACCACCAACGGCTGGGACAGCGCGTACAAGCTCGACTTCGCCAAGCCGTGCACCAGCAAGTACATCGACTCCCAGGCCCAGTTGATCGCTGGTTGGGGCTACGACTTCCTCAAGCTCGACGGGGTCGGCCCCGGCTCCGGGAAGAGCGGCGACCAGTACGACAACGTTGCCGACGTGGCCGCCTGGAACAGGGCGATAGCCGCCACCGGCCGCACCGTCCACCTCGAACTCTCCTGGTCCCTCGACATCGGACACGCCGCCGACTGGAAGAAGTACTCGCAGGGCTGGCGCATCGACACCGACGTCGAGTGCTACTGCAACACCCTCGTCAGCTGGGAGAACTCGGTCGACGACCGCTGGGACGACACCCCCGCCTGGACCCGGCACGCCGGACCCGGCGGCTGGAACGACCTCGACTCCCTCGATGTCGGCAACGGCCAGATGGACGGCCTGACCAGGGCGGAACGGCAGAGCTACGCCACCCTGTGGGCCATCGCCAAGTCCCCCCTCTACACCGGCGACGACCTCACCCGCCTCGACTCCTACGGCCTGTCCCTGCTGACCAACCGCGAGGTCATCGCCCTCAACCAGGGCCCCAACCCGCCCGCACACCCGGTCACCCCGTCCGACCCGCAGCAGGTCTGGGCCGCCGAGAACCCCGACGGCACCTGGACCGTCGCCCTGTTCAACCTCGCCGACGCGCCCGCCGCCGTCACCGCCGACTGGACCACCCTCGGCTTCACCGGCAAGGCGTCCGTCCGCGACCTGTGGAACCACGAGAACCTCGGCACCTACCGGAACAAGGTGACCCAGGCCCTGCCCGCCCACGGCTCGCGCCTGTTCACGGTCACCCCGCACGGCACCGGACTCGCCTTCACGGGATACGAGGCCGAGTCCTCCGCGAACACCCTCGGCGGCAACGCCTCCGTCGCCGACTGCTCCGCCTGCTCCGACGGAAAGAAGGTCGGCAACTTGTACCTCGGCGGGACCCTGACCTTCCGCGACGTCGTCGTCGCCAAGGCCGGCACCTACCAGATCAAGGTCTCCTACATCAGCGGTGACGCCCGCTCGGTGGACGTCTCGGCGAACGGCGGCGGCGCCACCCGCCACAAGCTCCCCGCCACCGGCGACTGGGGGACCGTGTCGAGCGTGTACGTGCCCGTGACGCTCAAGGCCGGCGCCAACACGATCACCTTCGACAGCGGCACCGGTTACGCACCGGACCTCGACCGGATCGACGTACCGAAGTCCTGA